The Candidatus Angelobacter sp. region CGAGACCATCAAAGTCTGTGTCGGTTATCGCGTCGGCACGACGCGCTACGATCATGTGCCGAACGACATCGAAGAGCTGACCAAGTGCCAGCCCGTTTATGTCGAGTTTGCGGGCTGGCAAACGCCGACGGACAAGGCGCGGGGGTGGAAACAGCTTCCAGCGCGGTGCCGCGCCTATTTGAAGGCAATTTCAGAATTGACCGGGGCAAAGTTGTTCATCGCCTCTGTGGGCCCCGGGCGGGAACAAACGATCTTTCTTTAAGCGACCGGTATTGCATGAAGTCCCCGATCAAAGCCGGTACGTCCGGTCCGGCGGCGACGGTCGGCTTGGTGCAGGTGCTCGAAATCCGTGAGCGGTCGCCGGTGGAAAACCTCTATCAGTCCGGGTTGGTATGGCTTGTTACCTTCCCATTGTCGTTAGGTCTGCGATTCCTGAGCGCGGTGAGTTGCATTTTATCCGTCTTCCTTCCGGGTTTCGCTCGGACTTATTTCGAGACGCACGGACCCGGCGAGGCGTTGAAACAGGCGAAAAGATCCTGCACCGTCGCAACTCGACATCCGAACAGCCAGGGTACCACTCTGGCCAGCGAGCATCTTAATGAACTGAATCTCCTTGGCACCGAACCAAAATGAGCGCGCATCCACTTCATCTCAGCCTGCAGGCCAGGGCGGTGGTGCCCACACACGTCGCCATCATCATGGATGGCATCGGACGCTGGGCCCGGCAGCGCCACCTGCCGCGCGTTGAAGGACACCGTCACGGCGTCGAGTCGGTTCGAGCCGTTGTGCGCGCGGCGGGCGAGGCGGGCATCAAGTATCTGACGCTCTACGCGTTTTCGGTCGAGAATTGGAACCGGCCGAAAGACGAGGTGGACACTTTGATGAAGTATCTGGCCCGCTTTCTAAGGAGTGAAATCGCGGAGTTGAATCGCAATAATGTACGGCTCGAAGTGATCGGC contains the following coding sequences:
- the uppS gene encoding polyprenyl diphosphate synthase, whose product is MSAHPLHLSLQARAVVPTHVAIIMDGIGRWARQRHLPRVEGHRHGVESVRAVVRAAGEAGIKYLTLYAFSVENWNRPKDEVDTLMKYLARFLRSEIAELNRNNVRLEVIG